In one Geoglobus acetivorans genomic region, the following are encoded:
- a CDS encoding type IV secretory system conjugative DNA transfer family protein, whose translation MDQFVKSPGQHMLVVGITGSGKTQTLYWLADLISHNTDETIVWFDIGKNDEAFKLGEICERPMKVIVPAGCRVESEDYDFELIWVDPMNISEVWDHVEEGFVNIISIYRFILDPHVFTQTIAEIFKSLIMKAHNYQIRTPMTIFADEFHNVAPSRNDALDYKQYLTGAWIQVNVEKLRSLGIRLIATTHGWRKIRAGIRSSFNWLIFKRISDDVGRDQKKLNKFTPLIQTLRNDQCIIVFPNKRFTDKAITPFYGDANKKVFYYGIYGGD comes from the coding sequence ATGGATCAGTTCGTAAAGAGTCCCGGCCAGCACATGCTGGTTGTGGGGATCACAGGTTCAGGAAAAACCCAGACTCTTTACTGGCTTGCAGACCTGATTAGCCACAACACCGACGAAACAATCGTCTGGTTCGACATCGGCAAGAACGATGAGGCTTTCAAGCTCGGAGAAATCTGCGAAAGGCCGATGAAGGTAATCGTTCCGGCAGGGTGCAGAGTCGAGTCTGAGGATTATGACTTTGAGCTGATATGGGTGGATCCGATGAACATTTCTGAGGTCTGGGATCATGTCGAGGAGGGCTTTGTGAACATCATCAGCATCTATCGTTTTATCCTCGATCCTCATGTTTTCACTCAGACGATAGCAGAGATCTTCAAGAGCCTGATAATGAAAGCTCATAACTATCAGATTAGAACGCCTATGACGATCTTTGCCGATGAGTTCCACAACGTGGCTCCGAGTCGAAACGATGCACTCGATTACAAGCAATATCTGACTGGAGCATGGATTCAGGTGAACGTCGAGAAGCTGAGGAGTCTGGGGATCAGGCTTATAGCAACAACTCACGGCTGGAGGAAGATCAGAGCTGGAATCAGAAGCAGCTTTAACTGGCTGATTTTCAAGAGGATCAGCGATGACGTGGGCAGGGATCAGAAGAAGCTGAACAAGTTCACACCATTGATCCAGACTCTGAGAAATGATCAGTGCATAATCGTTTTTCCGAATAAACGCTTTACTGACAAGGCGATAACGCCGTTTTACGGGGATGCGAACAAGAAGGTGTTTTACTATGGGATTTATGGAGGTGATTAA
- a CDS encoding MFS transporter yields the protein MEREMGEKAKYTLFTSSLVLFTLTIGVGIISPILPIIAKNMGAGGVVIGLIFSAFSISRLVFLPMFGRLSDRYGRRPLITAGLSLYTLLALLYALARNPEELIVIRLFHGMSSAMVMPVILAMIAQIAPEGKEGKYMGFANRSIFLGMSFGPLIGGVLSDFHSEKMAFFAMALMSLITLIIAILTLPEIKPQQKSENGGKEFSRRIISVLIFRILNSIGRGSMMSFLPIYGYLIGLSYTEIGMLVFTNLFVSGIIQPYGGAFSDRRGFIFPVMLSTILSAVIYVSIIRYTTFHILLVLSAFLGISSSLSLPAVSGLVAVEGKKTGNLGGLMGYFSASKSLGRAIGPMLAGVFYDLGGQGLSGIAAVFTASAIATVIAGMLFWAGVRESHQVIEMD from the coding sequence ATGGAGAGAGAGATGGGCGAAAAAGCGAAATATACGCTTTTTACTTCGTCGCTTGTCCTTTTCACACTCACAATAGGCGTCGGAATCATCTCCCCAATCCTACCAATTATCGCGAAAAACATGGGCGCGGGAGGTGTGGTGATAGGTCTCATATTCTCAGCATTTTCGATCTCGAGACTGGTATTCCTACCCATGTTCGGGAGACTTTCTGACAGATACGGGAGAAGGCCACTTATAACTGCTGGTCTGTCTCTGTACACGCTGCTTGCCCTGCTCTACGCACTTGCCAGAAATCCGGAGGAACTGATAGTAATCCGGCTGTTTCACGGCATGTCCTCGGCAATGGTGATGCCGGTCATTCTCGCCATGATAGCCCAGATAGCCCCGGAAGGGAAGGAAGGAAAATACATGGGCTTCGCAAATCGCTCAATATTCCTCGGAATGTCTTTCGGCCCACTCATTGGGGGAGTTCTCTCAGACTTTCACAGCGAGAAAATGGCGTTCTTTGCCATGGCGCTGATGAGCCTGATAACCCTCATAATTGCAATCCTGACTCTTCCTGAGATTAAACCTCAGCAGAAAAGCGAAAACGGTGGAAAAGAGTTCAGCAGAAGGATTATCTCGGTCCTGATTTTCAGAATACTGAACTCCATTGGCAGAGGGAGCATGATGTCCTTTCTTCCGATATATGGATATCTCATCGGTCTGAGCTACACGGAAATCGGCATGCTCGTCTTCACAAACCTCTTCGTTTCAGGAATTATACAACCGTACGGTGGAGCTTTTTCAGACAGGCGGGGTTTCATTTTTCCGGTCATGCTGTCAACGATTCTCTCAGCTGTAATTTACGTCTCAATCATACGGTACACCACATTTCACATCCTCCTTGTTCTTTCTGCATTCCTCGGCATTTCAAGCTCTCTTTCTCTTCCGGCAGTTAGCGGACTTGTCGCAGTGGAGGGTAAAAAAACAGGAAATCTTGGAGGGTTGATGGGTTATTTCTCCGCATCCAAGAGCCTCGGAAGGGCGATAGGGCCCATGCTGGCGGGTGTGTTTTACGATCTCGGCGGCCAGGGACTCAGTGGAATAGCTGCAGTTTTCACCGCCTCAGCAATAGCAACGGTGATTGCAGGCATGCTTTTCTGGGCAGGGGTCAGAGAATCACACCAGGTTATCGAGATGGATTGA
- a CDS encoding integrase, protein MLRPGFEPGSPARKAWISDDFIVIDYQRHRNEFIEWLQKKSKKTTWQNYVTLLDRKLSGVKIFDKDQLAEIYDELERNKANFAKGVRNFLNFLVEKKGFPIAVAEEFKSVLKIPRSGTDKQIPSDTDIIEAHEYFRSKLTPELLNVFYLLIFSGLRLEHILQMLRNFNPARLEILDSFARYDMSGIGSENKDAYECYMPVWLAKRLSQVDLDYRFAKDSINYKAKSGKTISAKYIRKWTNNFLKKQGVPKDERNFILGRHSEISKSVENFNYLDLRDDADMWYARVVDKFPIKEVEHAD, encoded by the coding sequence ATGCTCCGGCCGGGATTTGAACCCGGGTCGCCGGCTCGAAAGGCTTGGATATCTGATGATTTCATCGTAATTGACTATCAGAGGCACAGAAATGAGTTTATTGAGTGGCTGCAAAAGAAGAGCAAAAAGACAACATGGCAGAACTACGTAACACTACTTGACAGAAAGCTGTCAGGAGTTAAAATATTCGACAAAGACCAGCTTGCTGAGATTTATGATGAGCTTGAAAGGAATAAGGCGAACTTTGCCAAAGGCGTCAGAAACTTCCTGAATTTCCTTGTAGAAAAGAAGGGCTTCCCTATTGCAGTTGCTGAAGAATTTAAATCAGTGCTTAAAATACCACGTTCTGGGACAGATAAACAGATACCAAGCGACACAGACATAATTGAAGCACATGAATATTTCAGAAGTAAGTTAACTCCAGAGCTGCTCAATGTGTTTTATCTGCTGATTTTCAGTGGCCTCAGACTTGAACACATTTTGCAGATGCTCAGAAACTTCAACCCTGCAAGACTGGAGATCCTTGACAGTTTTGCACGTTATGATATGTCTGGTATCGGCTCTGAAAACAAGGATGCTTATGAATGCTACATGCCTGTCTGGCTTGCTAAGCGATTGAGTCAGGTTGATCTTGACTATCGCTTTGCTAAAGACAGTATAAACTATAAGGCTAAGAGTGGTAAAACTATTTCGGCAAAATACATCAGAAAATGGACGAACAACTTCTTAAAGAAGCAGGGAGTCCCGAAGGATGAAAGAAACTTCATTCTTGGCAGACACTCTGAGATCTCAAAAAGCGTTGAGAACTTCAATTATCTCGATCTGAGAGATGATGCCGACATGTGGTATGCAAGAGTTGTTGACAAATTCCCGATCAAGGAGGTGGAACATGCAGATTGA
- the dnaG gene encoding DNA primase DnaG: MKAPSDTTKYLIHAEIVAEGVVERPDVVGAIFGQTEGLLGDDLDLRELQKTGRIGRIEVKIESKSGKSFGEIRVPSSLDKIETAILAAALETIERVGPCAAKIKVIKIEDVRASKRKKIVERAKDILRELFEEPEIESEKIADLVRQAIRTEEIIEYGEDRLPAGPAIDESDAIIVVEGRADVLNLLKHGIKNIIAVEGTNIPKTIVDLSKRKTVTAFLDGDRGGDLILKELLQVADIDYVARAPEGKGVEDLTQKEIVKSLRNKIPVEQVHVLKHKDEKKEERKDVRETKVEQKEESEAAEKPKEEKKEDARDRANVIEMLRKHKQEIEGNLKARLIDSNFEVVREIPVRDLVKLLKSNNVKAHGIVFDGVITQRVVDLAAKRNINLLVGVKVGSVVKVPSNVNIMTFDQI, from the coding sequence ATGAAAGCACCAAGCGATACAACAAAGTATCTCATTCACGCAGAAATAGTTGCAGAAGGTGTTGTTGAGCGGCCAGACGTCGTAGGGGCCATCTTTGGGCAGACAGAGGGCCTTCTTGGCGATGACCTCGATCTCAGAGAGCTTCAGAAAACCGGAAGGATAGGCAGGATCGAGGTCAAAATCGAGAGCAAGAGTGGCAAGAGTTTTGGGGAAATAAGGGTTCCGAGCAGCCTTGACAAGATAGAGACAGCGATACTTGCAGCAGCTCTTGAGACCATAGAGAGAGTTGGGCCATGTGCTGCAAAAATCAAGGTAATAAAGATTGAGGATGTAAGGGCAAGCAAGAGGAAAAAGATTGTCGAAAGGGCAAAGGACATTCTGAGGGAGCTGTTTGAGGAACCAGAGATCGAAAGCGAAAAGATTGCGGATCTTGTAAGACAGGCAATCAGGACAGAGGAGATCATAGAGTATGGAGAGGACAGGCTTCCGGCAGGACCGGCCATAGACGAAAGCGATGCGATAATTGTCGTCGAAGGACGGGCAGATGTGCTTAACCTGCTTAAACACGGGATAAAGAATATTATAGCTGTTGAAGGTACGAATATTCCGAAAACGATTGTTGATCTGAGCAAGAGAAAAACAGTTACTGCATTTCTTGATGGAGACAGGGGCGGGGATCTGATACTCAAAGAACTGCTTCAGGTTGCTGATATTGACTACGTGGCGAGGGCACCGGAAGGCAAGGGAGTTGAGGACCTTACCCAGAAGGAGATTGTTAAATCTCTGAGAAATAAGATTCCGGTTGAGCAGGTTCACGTGCTGAAACACAAGGATGAGAAAAAGGAGGAGAGGAAGGACGTCAGGGAGACCAAGGTTGAACAGAAGGAAGAGTCGGAGGCTGCGGAAAAACCAAAGGAGGAGAAGAAAGAAGATGCAAGGGACAGGGCAAATGTAATCGAAATGCTCAGGAAGCACAAACAGGAAATTGAAGGAAATCTGAAGGCAAGACTTATTGACAGCAACTTCGAAGTGGTCAGAGAGATCCCGGTCAGAGACCTGGTCAAGCTTCTGAAGTCAAACAACGTCAAGGCTCATGGAATCGTATTTGATGGAGTTATAACTCAGAGAGTTGTCGATCTGGCCGCGAAGAGGAACATAAACTTGCTGGTCGGCGTCAAGGTTGGAAGTGTTGTGAAAGTCCCCTCAAATGTCAATATCATGACATTTGACCAGATTTAA
- the sucD gene encoding succinate--CoA ligase subunit alpha, with translation MAIIIDENTKAIVQGITGSQGRFHAERMIAYGTKIVGGVTPGKGGGEVLGVPVFDTVKEAVEETGANASVIFVPAAFAGDAVMEAVDAGVEVIVAITEGIPVYDELKVYRKVKAEGRILIGPNCPGVMSVGKSHLGIMPPQIFSEGNVGIVSRSGTLTYQVAYNLTKLGIGQSTVVGIGGDRIIGTSFVEVLEMFEDDDQTDLVVLIGEIGGTDEEEAAKFIEKRMSKPVVGYIAGITAPPGKRMGHAGAIIEGGRGTAESKIKALNEVGVEVGRTPMEVAEIVKRTLKG, from the coding sequence ATGGCGATAATTATTGATGAAAACACGAAGGCGATAGTTCAGGGCATTACCGGCTCTCAGGGCAGGTTTCATGCGGAGAGGATGATTGCCTACGGAACAAAAATCGTTGGTGGTGTTACTCCCGGCAAGGGTGGAGGCGAAGTCCTCGGAGTTCCGGTCTTCGACACGGTTAAGGAGGCGGTTGAGGAGACCGGAGCGAATGCGAGTGTAATCTTCGTTCCAGCAGCATTTGCAGGAGATGCGGTAATGGAGGCGGTTGATGCTGGAGTTGAGGTTATTGTTGCCATAACTGAGGGAATTCCCGTTTACGATGAGCTGAAGGTTTACAGGAAGGTTAAAGCAGAAGGCAGGATTCTGATAGGGCCGAACTGTCCGGGCGTGATGAGCGTCGGGAAATCTCACCTCGGCATAATGCCTCCCCAGATATTCAGCGAGGGCAACGTTGGAATAGTCTCGAGAAGCGGGACCCTGACTTACCAGGTCGCGTACAACCTTACGAAGCTTGGAATAGGTCAGTCAACGGTCGTTGGCATTGGAGGGGACAGGATAATCGGCACAAGCTTCGTCGAAGTGCTTGAGATGTTCGAGGACGATGATCAGACGGATCTTGTTGTGCTCATTGGGGAGATTGGAGGTACGGATGAGGAAGAGGCTGCAAAGTTCATCGAAAAGCGCATGTCCAAGCCAGTTGTTGGCTACATAGCGGGCATAACTGCCCCTCCGGGCAAGAGGATGGGTCATGCTGGAGCGATAATTGAAGGTGGCAGGGGAACCGCAGAGTCGAAGATTAAAGCGTTAAACGAGGTTGGAGTGGAGGTTGGCAGAACGCCAATGGAGGTTGCCGAAATCGTGAAAAGAACGCTGAAGGGATGA
- a CDS encoding acyl-CoA dehydrogenase family protein, producing the protein MLAENLLSDEQKAIKEAAREFAEKEFPNYSEECDREEKFPFELWKKAAELGFIGMSIPEEYGGQGMGILDTCLVVEEFWRVDGGLGMIMASTFGSEQILMFGSEEQKKKFLPPIAQGKAICAACYTEPVAGSDVAGIKTRADRDGDEYVINGTKMFITNGTIADYYIVLARTDPNLPKRHLGMSVFLVERDTPGVEAKKLTNKLGIRASDTAEVVFKNVRVPKENLIGQEGQGFYQTMMFFNVTRIPVAFQAVGLATGAFELAFNYAKNRELFERKLMDFQATQEKLARMRTELEAARLLAYQAAYFQDKVGMPDPGLTAMAKYYTARVAQDIVHEALQIYGGYGFMGEQAISRMFRDARILEIYEGTREVELEVIARSLNGKVPSVLGNVRKHPFM; encoded by the coding sequence ATGCTGGCAGAAAATCTTTTGAGTGATGAACAGAAGGCAATTAAGGAAGCGGCGAGAGAATTTGCCGAGAAAGAGTTTCCGAATTATTCTGAGGAATGTGACAGGGAGGAGAAGTTCCCGTTTGAGCTGTGGAAGAAGGCTGCCGAGCTTGGGTTCATCGGCATGAGCATTCCCGAGGAATATGGCGGACAGGGAATGGGGATCCTGGACACCTGTCTCGTCGTGGAGGAGTTCTGGAGGGTTGACGGCGGGCTTGGAATGATAATGGCCTCCACGTTTGGCTCGGAGCAGATTCTTATGTTCGGCAGTGAGGAGCAGAAGAAGAAGTTTCTGCCACCAATTGCTCAGGGCAAGGCGATTTGTGCAGCCTGTTACACCGAACCCGTAGCAGGTAGCGATGTCGCTGGAATAAAGACGAGGGCTGACAGGGATGGGGACGAGTACGTGATAAACGGAACCAAGATGTTCATCACAAACGGTACCATCGCCGACTACTACATAGTCCTCGCCAGAACAGACCCAAACCTGCCGAAGAGGCACCTTGGCATGAGCGTTTTCCTCGTGGAGAGGGACACTCCGGGAGTTGAGGCGAAGAAGCTCACCAACAAGCTCGGAATAAGGGCGAGTGATACTGCGGAGGTTGTGTTCAAGAATGTGAGAGTGCCAAAGGAGAATCTCATCGGCCAGGAAGGTCAGGGCTTTTACCAGACCATGATGTTCTTCAACGTCACAAGGATACCGGTTGCATTTCAGGCTGTGGGTCTTGCAACCGGAGCTTTTGAGCTCGCTTTCAACTACGCAAAGAACAGGGAACTCTTCGAGAGGAAGCTGATGGACTTCCAGGCAACACAGGAGAAGCTTGCCAGGATGAGAACCGAGCTTGAAGCGGCAAGACTGCTGGCCTATCAGGCTGCATACTTCCAGGACAAGGTGGGCATGCCCGATCCGGGGCTGACGGCGATGGCGAAGTATTATACTGCGAGAGTTGCCCAGGACATTGTTCACGAAGCTCTGCAGATTTACGGTGGTTACGGTTTCATGGGTGAACAGGCAATATCGAGAATGTTCAGGGATGCGAGAATCCTTGAAATCTATGAGGGAACGAGAGAAGTTGAGCTGGAAGTCATCGCAAGGTCTCTGAACGGAAAGGTTCCATCTGTGCTTGGAAACGTGAGAAAGCACCCGTTCATGTAA
- the sucC gene encoding ADP-forming succinate--CoA ligase subunit beta gives MRMHEYQAKQIFRQHGIPTARGELALSPEQVKEIAEKLGGKVVLKSQVLVGGRGKAGGIKLANSPEEAYELAKQMFGMVIKGHRVEKLYVEEQLEIEREMYVGFTIDRASKGFALIVSSVGGMDIEEIAAKHPDRIARVTVNPIYGLWDYQIREVLYKSRMPREYHREVTRIIKALYSILVHNEAELTEINPLVITKDGKIIAADARLNIDDNALYRHPELKELKDYTEVDQTERIAEEKGLNFVKLDGNIGVIANGAGMSMATMDLIYLEGGKPANFLDVGGGASSEVVKEAMSIILMDENVKVIFMNIFGGITRCDEVAKGLITAFSEMEIPVPVVLRLAGTNEEEGRKLIEEFIREKGVESIYPVETMEEGARKAVELAKGV, from the coding sequence TTGAGAATGCACGAGTATCAGGCTAAACAGATTTTCAGACAGCACGGAATTCCAACGGCCAGAGGAGAACTTGCCCTGAGTCCAGAACAGGTTAAGGAAATCGCAGAAAAGCTCGGAGGAAAGGTCGTTCTCAAGTCCCAGGTTCTCGTGGGCGGGAGAGGAAAGGCTGGTGGTATAAAGCTGGCAAACAGCCCTGAAGAGGCTTACGAACTTGCCAAGCAGATGTTCGGGATGGTCATTAAAGGGCACAGAGTTGAGAAGCTGTACGTGGAGGAGCAGCTTGAGATTGAAAGGGAGATGTATGTGGGCTTCACAATAGACAGGGCGAGCAAGGGCTTTGCTCTGATTGTGAGCAGCGTGGGCGGGATGGATATAGAGGAGATCGCCGCAAAGCACCCTGACAGAATCGCGAGAGTCACGGTCAACCCAATCTACGGGCTGTGGGACTACCAGATAAGGGAGGTCCTTTACAAATCCCGCATGCCGAGGGAGTACCACAGGGAGGTGACGAGGATAATAAAGGCACTCTACAGCATCCTCGTTCACAATGAAGCAGAACTGACCGAGATCAACCCGCTTGTTATCACGAAAGATGGAAAGATTATAGCTGCGGATGCAAGGCTGAACATAGATGACAACGCACTCTACAGGCATCCAGAGCTGAAGGAGCTGAAGGATTATACTGAAGTGGATCAGACTGAAAGGATCGCTGAAGAAAAGGGCCTGAACTTCGTCAAGCTTGATGGCAACATTGGCGTGATAGCGAATGGTGCGGGTATGAGCATGGCGACGATGGATCTGATCTACCTGGAGGGCGGAAAACCGGCAAACTTTCTGGATGTTGGAGGTGGAGCGAGCAGTGAGGTTGTGAAAGAAGCGATGAGCATCATTCTGATGGATGAGAACGTGAAGGTCATCTTCATGAACATTTTTGGTGGAATCACAAGGTGCGACGAGGTTGCAAAGGGTCTGATCACGGCATTCTCTGAGATGGAGATTCCTGTGCCCGTCGTTCTCAGGCTTGCTGGCACCAACGAGGAGGAGGGCAGGAAGCTCATAGAGGAGTTCATAAGGGAGAAGGGCGTCGAGAGCATCTACCCCGTGGAGACAATGGAGGAAGGAGCCAGGAAGGCGGTTGAGCTTGCAAAGGGGGTGTGA
- a CDS encoding DUF5658 family protein, with the protein MKGKTTILSMILIFMILNVLDLALTVSAVENGKGVEGNPVMAYLLENSSVAFTAVKIVAGFAIAFLLFKLSTKNKKAARITAMLIVAAYVLVALNNAVVNAEEITYSKTVTGTIYGGVYSYNKTGSSSGLASYDNYEKIGYLLWNYDKLPIIQNMYFYVYGADIRINFNNGTRASIGVGQTYQVSATLSGDPNKRITIAVTRFSDKYLIYVEAIDEITGSGNVLHTISYDNWYFEYRYGSGSYISKTFYSVAVSDFGVGYNNGGILYIKGMSSGLKIEVWANGRSKSVTNYFEYRYSNGVSEINITKNGQETKWEITYYNLQTQQIDTWTEAGLSDIDLNGIVLNGYVLSARMYYPAIGGLDYVQLTDIPRPSTTTTTTSVKFYFLDAETGSLLDNVNFTLQESFIGNSEVINGTYDYSVTVNNLNDLEVYTYTASRTGYEVATGNVYYPPAGKETTVYVYLTPIKTPSSSNNSIITFRVVSDFAGYQIAVVDAAVILNGQTKLTNAQGYVSFEVPKNQTYSYLVSKDGYFSKAGEITATQDYHSVVVQLEAITPATTPTPTATATPTPSTGTGGTTTIGGGGRGSLDNGINLLYQNAEGLIGMAILVTFVSLVKMMGRR; encoded by the coding sequence ATGAAGGGCAAAACAACGATTTTAAGCATGATTCTCATTTTCATGATTCTGAATGTCCTCGACTTAGCTTTAACTGTTTCAGCAGTTGAAAATGGAAAAGGAGTTGAAGGAAACCCAGTCATGGCTTATCTGCTCGAAAACAGCTCTGTTGCATTCACAGCAGTTAAAATCGTTGCAGGATTCGCAATCGCATTTTTACTGTTCAAGCTGTCCACAAAGAACAAAAAAGCTGCGAGAATTACTGCGATGCTGATTGTTGCTGCGTATGTACTTGTTGCTTTAAATAATGCTGTTGTCAACGCAGAAGAGATAACTTACAGCAAAACTGTTACGGGGACGATCTACGGCGGAGTTTACAGTTATAACAAAACAGGTTCTTCAAGCGGTTTGGCAAGTTATGATAACTACGAAAAAATAGGTTATTTACTATGGAATTATGATAAATTACCAATTATTCAGAACATGTATTTTTACGTTTATGGTGCAGATATACGAATAAACTTCAATAATGGAACAAGGGCAAGCATAGGTGTTGGTCAAACTTATCAAGTATCTGCTACGCTCAGTGGAGACCCAAATAAGAGAATTACAATCGCAGTTACGAGGTTTTCTGACAAATACTTGATTTATGTTGAAGCCATCGACGAAATAACTGGAAGTGGTAATGTTTTGCATACAATAAGTTATGACAACTGGTATTTTGAGTATAGGTATGGCTCAGGAAGCTATATATCTAAAACATTTTACTCTGTTGCTGTAAGCGATTTTGGAGTCGGTTACAACAATGGAGGAATATTATATATTAAGGGGATGTCATCAGGCTTAAAAATAGAAGTTTGGGCAAACGGAAGAAGCAAAAGCGTAACTAACTACTTCGAATACCGCTATTCAAACGGTGTAAGCGAGATAAACATAACAAAGAACGGGCAGGAAACTAAATGGGAGATAACTTACTACAACCTGCAAACCCAACAAATAGACACGTGGACTGAGGCAGGATTAAGCGACATAGATTTGAATGGAATTGTTCTGAACGGCTATGTCCTGTCAGCGAGAATGTATTATCCTGCAATTGGTGGTTTGGATTATGTTCAACTCACAGACATACCACGACCTTCAACAACTACGACAACCACATCTGTTAAGTTCTACTTCTTAGACGCAGAGACTGGTTCGCTGCTCGACAACGTGAATTTCACACTTCAGGAAAGCTTTATCGGCAACTCTGAAGTGATTAACGGGACTTATGACTACTCTGTTACGGTGAACAACCTTAACGACTTGGAGGTTTACACCTACACGGCAAGCAGAACAGGCTATGAGGTTGCGACAGGGAACGTTTACTATCCCCCGGCAGGAAAGGAAACGACTGTTTACGTTTATTTGACTCCAATAAAGACGCCGAGCAGCTCGAACAATTCAATTATAACCTTCAGAGTTGTTTCTGACTTTGCAGGCTATCAGATTGCAGTTGTTGATGCTGCCGTAATCCTTAACGGACAGACAAAGCTGACAAATGCACAGGGCTATGTGAGCTTTGAAGTTCCTAAGAATCAGACATACAGCTACCTCGTCAGCAAGGATGGTTACTTCAGCAAGGCAGGAGAGATCACGGCAACTCAGGACTATCATTCTGTTGTTGTTCAGCTTGAAGCGATAACTCCTGCCACAACTCCGACACCGACTGCAACTGCTACACCAACGCCTTCAACGGGAACAGGGGGAACAACAACAATCGGGGGAGGTGGAAGGGGATCTCTGGACAACGGAATTAACCTGCTCTACCAGAACGCTGAGGGACTCATCGGTATGGCGATTCTGGTTACTTTCGTCAGCTTGGTTAAGATGATGGGGAGGAGATAG
- a CDS encoding SCP2 sterol-binding domain-containing protein, producing the protein MSEAKDLVLKMCELQNSSEDIKKELAGWSGVVQYRLGDEEFYVVYNADGSCEFEEGVHESPNFTIIASPEYWASVVKGQEDPIMGFMMQKYRIEGNIMEAQRLAGILKKFAGKL; encoded by the coding sequence GTGAGCGAGGCAAAAGACCTTGTTTTGAAGATGTGTGAGCTCCAGAACAGCTCGGAGGATATAAAGAAAGAGCTCGCTGGCTGGAGCGGAGTGGTGCAGTACAGACTCGGAGATGAGGAATTCTATGTTGTTTACAACGCAGATGGGTCATGCGAGTTTGAAGAGGGCGTTCATGAGTCTCCGAATTTTACCATTATTGCATCGCCGGAATACTGGGCATCTGTTGTTAAGGGTCAGGAAGACCCAATTATGGGGTTCATGATGCAGAAATACAGGATTGAGGGCAACATAATGGAGGCTCAGAGGCTGGCGGGGATTCTGAAAAAGTTTGCCGGAAAATTATAA
- a CDS encoding SLC13 family permease — translation MKYTFETLTLLILLVMLAVLAAVFPDEAENFSDYVDWRAILSLAGLLLVSEGARESGYLSNLAYSIARASKTERTLVFRLCMLSAILGAIITNDAAVMVVVPLTMSLKDHIDVRKVVALEVISANAGSTLTPIGNPQNLLIWHVWGISFVEFAAAMAKFVLVQLAVLFTLLFLVENRVVSADSKSFEVDKFLKTLSLALLMLLVIALDLGAHWFVIVVISIYLIFFRRVVTNANWQLVAIFALMFVDFRTIASVFIHTVNFTGSNVFLASIVTSQIINNVPAALIMTEVSNNYPAIAAGVNIGGNGLLTASFANLIAYGIVRDSKFLREYHLFSFAYLLMCVVLVLWLFF, via the coding sequence GTGAAATACACATTCGAGACGCTAACGCTTCTCATTCTTCTGGTCATGCTTGCAGTTCTGGCAGCAGTCTTCCCTGATGAAGCGGAAAACTTTAGTGATTACGTTGACTGGAGAGCCATTCTCTCCCTGGCAGGATTGCTTCTTGTGTCGGAAGGAGCCAGAGAAAGTGGATATCTTTCCAATCTCGCATATTCGATTGCAAGAGCATCAAAAACTGAACGCACACTTGTGTTCAGGCTTTGCATGCTGTCAGCAATCCTCGGCGCAATCATAACAAACGATGCCGCAGTCATGGTTGTAGTTCCGCTCACCATGAGCCTTAAGGATCACATCGATGTCAGAAAAGTGGTAGCGCTTGAAGTCATTTCGGCAAATGCTGGCTCCACCCTCACACCGATTGGAAATCCCCAGAACCTGCTCATATGGCACGTCTGGGGCATCTCTTTTGTAGAATTCGCAGCGGCCATGGCAAAGTTTGTTCTTGTACAGCTCGCAGTCCTTTTCACTCTGCTGTTCCTTGTTGAGAACAGGGTCGTATCGGCTGACAGCAAGAGCTTTGAGGTGGATAAATTCCTGAAGACACTGTCTCTGGCCCTTCTCATGCTCCTTGTGATTGCACTCGACCTCGGGGCACACTGGTTTGTCATTGTGGTCATTTCAATTTACCTCATCTTTTTTAGAAGGGTGGTTACGAATGCCAACTGGCAGCTTGTTGCGATTTTTGCTCTGATGTTTGTCGATTTTCGAACGATTGCATCCGTTTTCATCCACACTGTAAATTTTACAGGGTCGAATGTGTTTCTCGCATCCATTGTCACATCGCAAATCATCAACAACGTTCCTGCCGCACTGATTATGACAGAAGTCAGCAACAACTATCCCGCAATCGCAGCCGGAGTTAACATTGGTGGTAATGGCCTCCTCACTGCCTCTTTTGCCAATCTTATTGCATACGGAATCGTCAGGGATAGCAAGTTCCTGCGAGAATACCATCTTTTTTCGTTTGCATATCTCCTGATGTGCGTTGTGCTCGTCTTGTGGCTGTTCTTCTGA